DNA sequence from the Alteribacter lacisalsi genome:
CTGACAGGAACAGCTCTGGGAAAAATGCTGAACGTCAGCCGGCAGGTGATTGTTCAGGATGTTTCCCTCCTTAAGGCAAAGGGAGTTCCTGTGATGGCAACTTCCGAGGGATATGTGCTCATTCCCAGAGAAGGAGATTTTCAGAACGGCAGCACAAGGGTCATCGCCTGCAGACACGAACCTTCAGAGGCAAAAGAAGAACTTTTTCTTCTCGTTGATCATGGAATTACCGTCCGTGATGTGAAAATTGAGCATCCTGTGTACGGCGATCTTACTGCCTCAATTATGGTTTCGAACCGTAAAGAAGTAGAGCGCTTTATTGAAAGAATTGACAATCAGAAAGCAGCCTACCTTTCTGAACTAACAGACGGCGTCCATCTTCATACAATTCAAGCGTCCTCAGAAGACCTCCTTGATGAAGGCGTAAACGCCCTTCAGGAAGCTGGCTTCCTCGTGACAGAATAAAAAAGAACGGCCTCCATGACGGAGCCGTTCTTTTTCGCTAGCTATGCTTAAAATGATTAAACGGAAGCTTCGCTTCCCGCTGTCCGTTCGCATTCCACGGCGATGCCGGCAAGCCTCCTCGGCTGCGCCTGTGGGGTCTCGCCTGACTTCCATTGCCGCAGGAGTCTCACTACCGGCGGGAAGCTCCGCACGTAACCCTGCCCATTTTCATGAGTCATGATGTGAAATTAATCCCTATGAGTGTCTGTTTTCGAAAAGATTGTAGTTTTATGACGCCTCTTTCCGCTCCGTAATGAATTTGGTCATTAGCAACCATTTACACGACACAGCCTTTTCTATTTACCAGAATGTGAGAATATCGAGGACACCGATCAGAATCATGACCGATCCGGCTGTCCGCTGTACCAGAAGACCAACTTTTCTGCCTTTTCGCATGACCGCTCCTCCTGCACCGAGATACCAGATCAGACCGATCACAATCAGAAACGGGACCGCTGTACCCACAGCGAACACGGCCGGCAGCATAAATCCGGTAGTGCTCGTAAAGGCGGCTGGCATCAGGAGCATGAAGAACAGCAGGAACATGGTTGGGCAAAACCCGAGCGAAAAGCTGAACCCCAGCATGAAAGCACCCCATCTGCCTCTTTTTTCTGTTTGCTTCCCGTTCCTGCTTCTCCAAAAATTGAGATTCCACCTCATCGCAAAAGCGCCCAGCATATAGAGTCCAACTACGATTAGAAGAGGACCGAGAAGTCTGCGGAACCACGGAAAATAAACTGTGAGCTGCTGCTGAAACTCCTGTCCGAGCAGCAGCACAATACCGCCAACGAGCATAAAGGCAGCTGTCTTGCCTAAAGTGTAAAACAAAGCATCAGCCCAGGATACGCCGTTCTTTATTGATTTGGTACCGTATAATGTAATCGCGCTCAAATTCCCTGAAAACTGACACGGGGCAAGCGCGCCTGTGACCCCGAGAAGGAATGCAAAAAGAACCGGCCATGACTCCGCACTTTCAGCAGCGTTCATAAACGGCCCCCGCAGCCATGAACTGATGGCTTCAACAGTTTCAAACATCGCAAACACACTTTCTTAACCGTTTTCCTTCATTTTATCAGATAGAATAGCCCGGGTCTCTTGTCGTACACAATCATGTACGGCTTGCCGGAAAAAAAGGTATACTGTGACCAGACAGGAGGGAACACACATTCAATGAACATTCTTCTTTTTGGCGCGACCGGCAGAACAGGTTCGCACCTGCTCCGCCTTGCCGGTGAAACGCCACATACCTATACCGTTTTTGTCCGGTCCACCCACAAGCTACCATCCCCTCTTCCGGCCAATGTCCGGATCGTACAGGGAGATGCACGAAGCATACAGGACGTCAGAAGCGCCGTTTCCGGTAAAGATGGGGTGATTTCCTGTCTGTCCACGGATAAACAGAATCTGCTTCAGGCTTTTACACCGATCCTGAAAGAAGCAATGACTGAGTTCGGAATCACGAGAGTTGTGACTATTGGTACAGCCGGTATCCTTCAATCCCGGGCAGAGCCCCATCTCTTCCGGTTTGAATCATCAGAGTCGAGAAGAAAAACAACTACGGCCGCAGAAGATCATCTGGCAGCCTTTAAGATACTCCGTGCATCCAAGCTTGACTGGACGATTGTCTGTCCTACCTACCTGCCTGAAGGAACTGCTTCGGGCCGCATCCGGGCCGAAGCCGAGGTTCTGCCTGAAGGAGGCTCAAGAATTACAACCGGTGACACTGCCGCATTTGTATTTCGTGAGTTTTTTAACTCTGCCTTTTTATACAAGCGGGTAGGAATTGCAGAATAGAAATATGCTTCCCAGCGGGCAGCCCCTAAATAAGCCGGGTGAGCTGTAACCACTCCCCGGCTGATTTGTTTTCTAATCTTTAAAACGAATATATCCCGTTTCTTCTGCTGCTTTTATCAATTCCCGGTGCGAGGAAACATTCAGCTTACTCCTCAGATTATGCCGGTGATTTTCAATGGTTTTACTGGACACTCCCAGTTCCCTGGCCGATTCGAGTACGGAATATCCTCTTACGAGATGCTTGAATACTTCGTTTTCCCTCTGCGTTAAAAGCGAGGAAAGAAGAACGTTATCTCCTTTCCCTTCACCGTTTTTCCTGATACTCACAAAGCTGTATCTGATTTGCCCCCTGTCAATTTCCTGAAAAGCGTTCATCAGATCTTCGATTGGCTCATCCCTGCCGATTACACCGTTTATTCCATATCTCTCAAGAAACGACGGGTCCGCCTGGCGGCCTTTGCTTTTAATGAGCACCACTTTTACCTTTTCATTTCTGCTTCTTGCCATCCGGATAAGTTCTGCTGTTTCATGCCTGGCAAAGCTTTCGGAATTAAGCAGAAGGTAATCAAATAGATAGCTTTCCAGTAATGCTTTCGTTTTGTTAAGGTCTTCTGCTTCCAAAATGTATTCCACGGGAAATAAATCATTGAGCAGCTGAAGAAAACCGTAGCGAATCATATCGTGCTTTTCATTCAATAGGATTTTCAATGCCGTTCTCCTTTCTTCGACCCCGCTCCCTCATCCCTGCAGAAAAAATATTACAGCCCCAATCCAATAGAAAGTTGATTTGTATAGCTTGTGTAAGCAATCAGATGATTGACTTCTGCAATTTTCCTATCTGACATTCCAAAGCTGCGCAAGAGTTCGATATCGTCTCTGGAGAGCGCTTGTCTTTCCTTTGCAAGGTGTTTTGCATACGTTAACACGGCCTTTGTTTCATCGTCAAAAGAAGACATCCTGTCTTCAAGCAGATTTTCGATTTGATCTTCTGTTTCCCCCAGACTACGCAGCATCTCTGCATGACTGGCAGTACAATATTCGCAGCCGTTTAAACGTGAGACATAAGTAATGATCTGCTCTCTCATTAAATCACTGATGGATACTTGTTTAACAGCGTTCTGCAAAGGGGTAAAGGCTTCTAACAACTCTGGTGTATGACCCATCAGTCTGTGAAAAACTGTCGGCTGTGAAGCATCTTCCTTTTGAATTTTTTTCATTTCACTCATTTTTACCGGTTTGATCCAGGGCATGTGAGTTTCATCCTTTCCATTATCGTGATCACGGCAGAACAGACTGTCCTGACAGTGTCCTTAATTTCTCCTTTTTCCTTGTCACAATCCGTTCGAAAATCGTTCAAATTTTGCTCACATGTTCACACATTATTGGGTGAAATCATCTATATGTTTATTATTTCACATAATTTATGATAAGTATACTTACAGTTGTGACTAAAAACCCACTAAAGAGCCAACACCGAAAGTGAGGGAACAGAATGTTCGGAATTGAAAACGATCCGGTGCTTCTGAGTCGGCTTCTGACTGCTCTGACACTGGGCTTTCATGTTATATTCGCGACCATCGGGGTCGGGGTTCCTCTAATGATAGCCATTGCTGAATGGATGGGAATCAAGCGGAACGATCCTCATTACACCCTGATGGCACGCCGGTGGGCCAGAGGCTTCGTTGTAACCGTAGCAGTAGGCGTTGTTACCGGTACAGCGATTGGTCTCCAATTAAGTCTATTATGGCCGAATTTTATGCAGGCAGCCGGCCATACGATCGGTCTGCCATTGTTTATGGAGATATTCGCATTTTTCTTTGAAGCGATCTTCCTTGGGATTTACCTGTACACATGGGACCGGTTCAAGAGCAAAATGCGTCACTTCCTGCTCATTATCCCTGTTGTAATCGGCGCATCAGCGTCTGCATTTTTCATTACAACTGCCAACGCATTTATGAATTTCCCACAGGGATTTGACATGGCAAATGGTGTGATTGCAAACGTCAGTCCGCTTGAGGCTATGTTTAACCCTGCCACGCCGACGAAAGTATCGCACGTTATCATTACCTGCTACCTAACTGCAGCGTTTATTCTCGGTACAATAGCAGCTATTCACCTTCTTAAAGGAAGCAAACATGAGTACCACAAAAAAGCACTCAAGCTGACGATGGTTTCCGGTGCAGTCTTTGCAATCGCTACTGCTGTCATCGGCGACCTTTCCGGTAAGTACCTCCACGAGTACCAGCCGGAAAAACTTGCAGCAGCCGAGTGGCATTTTGAAACAGAAACACATGCCCCGCTGATCTTGGGCGGTGTGTTGACAGAAGACAACGAAGTCAAATATGCATTGGAAATTCCATACGCTCTCAGTATTCTCGCAGGCGGCCTGCCCGATTCGGAAGTCGTGGGGCTCAATGAGTTCCCCGAAGATGAACTTCCGCCCCTCTGGGTTCACTACGCCTTTGATATGATGGTGTTTATCGGAATGTATCTGGCGTTTGTGTCCACTCTTTTTGCAGTGATGAGCTGGAAGAAAAACTGGAATCCGTATAATAAACCACTGCTGATTATGGTGGCTGCCGGAGGTCCGCTCAGTATGGTTGCAATCGAAGCGGGATGGATTTTTGCCGAAGTCGGCCGTCAGCCGTGGCTCATAAACGGCATTATGCGCGTAGAGGAAGGTGCGACAACATCGGATCACGTAGGCCTGATGCTGGCTCTCTTCATTGTCCTTTACACCATTCTCGGTGTTACCTGTGCTGTTGTACTCCGGAGAATGTTCAAGCAGAATCCAGTGGAGCACGAACTTGAAAAACGGGGAATCGAGCAGCCGAAGCGGGTCAGCAATGAATAAAGGAGGTACCGGCGTTGAGCTATGAATTAATTGGGATTACCGTCCTGTGGATCTTTTTGTACGGCTATCTGATCGTGGCGTCGATTGATTTCGGCGCCGGCTTCTTCAGCTATTACAGCCGGATTACAAAAAAGAAACACGCCCTTCATCATATTATCCAGCGTTATCTTTCCCCTGTGTGGGAGGTAACCAATGTCTTTCTCGTATTCTTCTTCGTTGGAATTATCGGCTTTTTTCCGGATACAGCCTATTATTACGGAACAGCCCTTCTGATTCCAGGAAGTATTTCGATTATTCTTCTGGCCCTGCGCGGCTCCTATTATGCCTTTGCCACATACGGGGCGAAAGACAGCCATTTGTACTCGCTTCTTTATGGAGCAACGGGTCTATTAATTCCGGCTTCCCTCACAACAGTCCTGACCATCTCAGAAGGAGGGTATCTGGCTGTTGATAACGGGAATGTTACCCTTCTCTACGGTGAACTGTTTACAAGCCCGTATTCCTGGGGCGTTGTATTTCTCGCTGTCTTCAGTGTGCTGTTCATTTCTGCTGCATTTCTTACCTATTATGCAGCGAAGGCTAAAGACCAGCAGGCTCTGGAAGTTGTCCGGAAATACGCTCTCTCCTGGGCATTCCCGACCATTACTATGGCTTTCATCGTGTTCTTCCTACTCGGTGAGCGGAACGAGCTGCACTTTTCCAACATGATGGATCTATGGTGGATGTTTGCCCTCTCACTGGCATCGTTTGCTGCATCGGTGTGGCTGATCTGGAAACGGCAAAATTACGGTCTGGCTTTTATTTTCGTTATGGTCCAGTTCTTCACAGCCTTTTTTGCATACGGGGCGTCGCACCTGCCGTACCTTCTCTATCCGTACCTGACGATCTATGACGGGTTTACGAATGAAAGCATGGCAATAGCTCTGATTGCAGCCTTTATTGGAGGACTCCTCATGCTTATTCCTTCTCTGTATCTTTTGATGAGGCTGTTTCTCTTCGATGCAGAATATCTTGAAGGCAGAAAATAAAAAGGGGGTTTGGACGTGGATCTCACGTACTTTCTGATCATGATCGCCCCTCCCCTTGTTCTGATCGCTGCCGTAGCAGTTGTCTTTATCTGGGGAGCAAAAGGAAAAGACTGAACGTAATTGATAGAAACCAATAAACATAAAGCTGGCATAAATACAGCTGATAAAAATGGCTCTCACTTTGGTGAGGGTCTTTTTTTGCTGCAAGCAAAGGTAAAAGTAAAAGCTGTCCTGAAAATGACGGAACAGAAGCTTCGCTTCACGCCGTCCATTCGCTTTCCGCTCTTTATTTAACTCGGTCATAAGCCGCTATCCATCTGAAACAAGCAAAAATAAAAACTGTTTTCGAATAGATTGTTGTTTTATTGCGCTGCAGGCGGATGCTGTCAGCGGGCATCACTTCAGCCTCCTCGGCAAAATCACCCTGCGGGGTCTTCAGCAGATGCTATTCCCGCAGGAGTCACCGCCTTCCACTCCATTAATATTGTGAACATTAGTAACAATCTTTACGAAAAAAGCAAAATAAAAGACCGGCCGGCGGTCTCAAAATTTAATCATTATTCTCCTGCTACACTCGTCTTGTGCGGACGAAATTCTCACTTGTTGTGATATACAAACCGCTTCTGAGGCGATACATATCTGTACTGCTTCCCTGTACATTGACTCTGTCTGTTATGGTGAAGGCTTCGCCTCTTCTCACGGTCCCTGCAATGGCACTCGGCTCCCAGGAAGGCCGGTTTCTAACATTCAGTGTGGCTACGTCCACAATAACAAGAAGTCCAGTCGGGCTTGCGTTCAGCACTGCCTGGTACGTCTGAGGTCCCGCTACACCGTCAACAGTAATTCGTGAGCTCTGCTGAAATTCACGAACGGCTGTTTCTGTAATGTCGCCAAACACCCCGTCGGCACCGAAAGAGCCGAGATCGTAATTTAAGTTCAGCAGTTTTTCCTGCAGGCTCCGGACGAGCGGACCTCTGTCACCGTTTCGCAGGATCTGCCCTGTCCACTCCATGTCCCTGCGTCGTCCGATATCAGCAAAAACTGCGGCAATCGCCTCCGCATGTGCTTCGGCTGCTTCCTGCAGAAATGCACTGGACCGGAGCAGGTTCGCATCCTGTGTATTGGTTAAAAACCCGCCTTCCGTTAACACGGCAGCCATGGACGTAAAGCGCAGGACGTAAAACCCTGCAGTTTTGGTTCCCCTGTCCGGTTTTCTGCCTCGCCAAGCCACGTTATATGCGGTGCGGTGGAATTCACTGTGAATCTGCCTAGTCCGGTTAGGTGCATTTGTGAACCGGAACGACTCAAAGCCTCTTGCTGATGTTCCTCCTGCAGCATTTTGATGGATGGATATAAACAGGTCCGCATTCCAGTTGTTTGCCGCTTCTGCCCTTGCAGCAAGGCTCACAAAAATATCCGATGTGCGGCTCATTCTCACCTGAACATTGGTATATTGTCCCTCAAGGATATCTCTCAGGCGGAGGGCAATATCAAGGTTAATGTCTTTTTCCCTTAGCCCGTTCGCAACCGCGCCGGGATCAGATCCTCCGTGACCAGGATCAATGAAAATCCGGACAGGGCGGTTCAGTCGAATCGGAATGACCATTACCGCTCGCCTCTTTCACTGGAATTTTCATCGTCAGATATAACGTCCAGTTCCCGTTCGCTGCAGCACTCGGGTCTGTTACAGCATGGTTCACCATGATTTCCGTCTTTAAAAAGGCGGATTTCATAGTCCACAGGCATGCCGCAGAATACACATTCTGTATGCTCTTTCATGTTTTCTTCCCCTTACAATATAGTGTTAGAAGCATGCAAGGGCTTTTCTGAATCCGGTAGTAAAGACCGTCAAATAATAAAGTCCGTCCATAAAAATGATTACTTCTATACTACAGTAAATGCTTCGGATTACGAAATGATAGTGCAAACGTCCTGCTTGCACAAAAGTTTTTCATTTAGTTTATTAAGGTTATACAAAATGAGCTGACATCTATTATTCTGTCTGCTTGATTCGTTCCACCAGGGACCGAAGCCACTTGTTCAGCTGCATAAACTTATAGCCAGATGCTTCTGCCAGGGAAACGTCCTGATAGGCAGAGGAAGGAAAATTAAACGGAGACTGTTCGCTGTCATTTACAGGGCTTTCAGTGACGGCCGTTCTGCCTGTCGTTTCTTCAATTATTCCTATAAGCTCCTTAAGGCGGATATGATCAGGCGATGAAGCGTTTACCGGCCCGTAGATTTCCTGGCTGCCGGCCCAGAACAGAAATTCAGCCAGATCTCCTGCCTCTACAAAGGAAAGTGCCGTATCAGGGTTTGTGATCCGGATCATCTCGCCACTGTTCACTTTACGTACGTGGTAATGGAGTCTTTCCGTGTAGTCATCCTCCCCGAGTACGATTGGCGGACGTACCGCTGTGACCGGAAAACCTGCCTCCTGAAAGAAGACGGCCTCTGCCAGACGCTTTCCTTCTCCGTAACTGAAATCGTCTCTTGTGCCTTTCTGAATGGGGTAACTGTAGGGATCAAAATCTTTCTCTTCCTTCAGGGGCTTATCGTTAAACTCATAAACCGAAAGTGTGGAGGTAAGCACATAATGCCCGGTCCTCTCCTTGAATACATCACACGTAATCGCGGCATCATCCGGTGAAAAACAGATCTGGTCGTACACCACATCCCATCGGGAATCCCTGAACGCTTCTTCCATTGCCACTCTGTCTGATCGGTCAACGTGGATCCGGTTCACTTTTTCCCCGAAGCCGTCCTCTTTATTGCCGCGCGTTGCAATTGTCACCCGGTCCCCGTTATCAATCAGTTTACTTACAAGTCGCCGGCCGAAAAACCGACTGCCCCCAAGCACGAGGACATCTCTTTTCATTTTACTCATCGTCATTGCCTGATCACCTCTTCCTTTTTGTAACTTCTTCACCATCGCCTGAAAGTCCTTCTCGTTCCCCGAAGGAGAACAAAGTTGACAAACAAGATACTGAAGGACTAAAATGAAGTGTACTACTAACAATAATACACATGTGTCACATAGATTTCAGCCTGACGCCAAGGTGGTGAAGCGATGTACTTTAATATTGATCCGAAAAAAAACGTTCCGCTGTATGAACAGATTATCCAGCAGGTAAAAGAGATGGTTGCAAAAGGGATTCTTCAGCCGAACGAAAAGCTCCCCTCCGTCAGGGAATTAAGCTCCCAGATTGTGATCAATCCGAACACAGTGAGCAAAGCCTATCAGGAGCTGGAGCGCCAGGAAGTCATTGTTACAATTCGGGGGCGCGGCACATTTATTAACGATGCTGTTGTTCAGAGTAACGACCCAAAAAAGACGGAAGCGATCCGTGAGGCTCTCAGCCA
Encoded proteins:
- a CDS encoding NAD-dependent epimerase/dehydratase family protein, translating into MVKKLQKGRGDQAMTMSKMKRDVLVLGGSRFFGRRLVSKLIDNGDRVTIATRGNKEDGFGEKVNRIHVDRSDRVAMEEAFRDSRWDVVYDQICFSPDDAAITCDVFKERTGHYVLTSTLSVYEFNDKPLKEEKDFDPYSYPIQKGTRDDFSYGEGKRLAEAVFFQEAGFPVTAVRPPIVLGEDDYTERLHYHVRKVNSGEMIRITNPDTALSFVEAGDLAEFLFWAGSQEIYGPVNASSPDHIRLKELIGIIEETTGRTAVTESPVNDSEQSPFNFPSSAYQDVSLAEASGYKFMQLNKWLRSLVERIKQTE
- a CDS encoding N-acetylmuramoyl-L-alanine amidase is translated as MVIPIRLNRPVRIFIDPGHGGSDPGAVANGLREKDINLDIALRLRDILEGQYTNVQVRMSRTSDIFVSLAARAEAANNWNADLFISIHQNAAGGTSARGFESFRFTNAPNRTRQIHSEFHRTAYNVAWRGRKPDRGTKTAGFYVLRFTSMAAVLTEGGFLTNTQDANLLRSSAFLQEAAEAHAEAIAAVFADIGRRRDMEWTGQILRNGDRGPLVRSLQEKLLNLNYDLGSFGADGVFGDITETAVREFQQSSRITVDGVAGPQTYQAVLNASPTGLLVIVDVATLNVRNRPSWEPSAIAGTVRRGEAFTITDRVNVQGSSTDMYRLRSGLYITTSENFVRTRRV
- a CDS encoding helix-turn-helix transcriptional regulator, translated to MKILLNEKHDMIRYGFLQLLNDLFPVEYILEAEDLNKTKALLESYLFDYLLLNSESFARHETAELIRMARSRNEKVKVVLIKSKGRQADPSFLERYGINGVIGRDEPIEDLMNAFQEIDRGQIRYSFVSIRKNGEGKGDNVLLSSLLTQRENEVFKHLVRGYSVLESARELGVSSKTIENHRHNLRSKLNVSSHRELIKAAEETGYIRFKD
- a CDS encoding urease accessory protein UreH domain-containing protein, with amino-acid sequence MFETVEAISSWLRGPFMNAAESAESWPVLFAFLLGVTGALAPCQFSGNLSAITLYGTKSIKNGVSWADALFYTLGKTAAFMLVGGIVLLLGQEFQQQLTVYFPWFRRLLGPLLIVVGLYMLGAFAMRWNLNFWRSRNGKQTEKRGRWGAFMLGFSFSLGFCPTMFLLFFMLLMPAAFTSTTGFMLPAVFAVGTAVPFLIVIGLIWYLGAGGAVMRKGRKVGLLVQRTAGSVMILIGVLDILTFW
- a CDS encoding NAD(P)-dependent oxidoreductase, with the protein product MNILLFGATGRTGSHLLRLAGETPHTYTVFVRSTHKLPSPLPANVRIVQGDARSIQDVRSAVSGKDGVISCLSTDKQNLLQAFTPILKEAMTEFGITRVVTIGTAGILQSRAEPHLFRFESSESRRKTTTAAEDHLAAFKILRASKLDWTIVCPTYLPEGTASGRIRAEAEVLPEGGSRITTGDTAAFVFREFFNSAFLYKRVGIAE
- a CDS encoding transcription repressor NadR, which codes for MTAAAKKWRGEERRQEITALLKDKSPLTGTALGKMLNVSRQVIVQDVSLLKAKGVPVMATSEGYVLIPREGDFQNGSTRVIACRHEPSEAKEELFLLVDHGITVRDVKIEHPVYGDLTASIMVSNRKEVERFIERIDNQKAAYLSELTDGVHLHTIQASSEDLLDEGVNALQEAGFLVTE
- a CDS encoding cytochrome ubiquinol oxidase subunit I — its product is MFGIENDPVLLSRLLTALTLGFHVIFATIGVGVPLMIAIAEWMGIKRNDPHYTLMARRWARGFVVTVAVGVVTGTAIGLQLSLLWPNFMQAAGHTIGLPLFMEIFAFFFEAIFLGIYLYTWDRFKSKMRHFLLIIPVVIGASASAFFITTANAFMNFPQGFDMANGVIANVSPLEAMFNPATPTKVSHVIITCYLTAAFILGTIAAIHLLKGSKHEYHKKALKLTMVSGAVFAIATAVIGDLSGKYLHEYQPEKLAAAEWHFETETHAPLILGGVLTEDNEVKYALEIPYALSILAGGLPDSEVVGLNEFPEDELPPLWVHYAFDMMVFIGMYLAFVSTLFAVMSWKKNWNPYNKPLLIMVAAGGPLSMVAIEAGWIFAEVGRQPWLINGIMRVEEGATTSDHVGLMLALFIVLYTILGVTCAVVLRRMFKQNPVEHELEKRGIEQPKRVSNE
- a CDS encoding GntR family transcriptional regulator; translation: MYFNIDPKKNVPLYEQIIQQVKEMVAKGILQPNEKLPSVRELSSQIVINPNTVSKAYQELERQEVIVTIRGRGTFINDAVVQSNDPKKTEAIREALSQLVIDSHYAGIEKQTLLKWIENFYTDLGGKNDER
- a CDS encoding carboxymuconolactone decarboxylase family protein is translated as MPWIKPVKMSEMKKIQKEDASQPTVFHRLMGHTPELLEAFTPLQNAVKQVSISDLMREQIITYVSRLNGCEYCTASHAEMLRSLGETEDQIENLLEDRMSSFDDETKAVLTYAKHLAKERQALSRDDIELLRSFGMSDRKIAEVNHLIAYTSYTNQLSIGLGL
- a CDS encoding cytochrome d ubiquinol oxidase subunit II; translated protein: MSYELIGITVLWIFLYGYLIVASIDFGAGFFSYYSRITKKKHALHHIIQRYLSPVWEVTNVFLVFFFVGIIGFFPDTAYYYGTALLIPGSISIILLALRGSYYAFATYGAKDSHLYSLLYGATGLLIPASLTTVLTISEGGYLAVDNGNVTLLYGELFTSPYSWGVVFLAVFSVLFISAAFLTYYAAKAKDQQALEVVRKYALSWAFPTITMAFIVFFLLGERNELHFSNMMDLWWMFALSLASFAASVWLIWKRQNYGLAFIFVMVQFFTAFFAYGASHLPYLLYPYLTIYDGFTNESMAIALIAAFIGGLLMLIPSLYLLMRLFLFDAEYLEGRK
- the cydS gene encoding cytochrome bd oxidase small subunit CydS, which gives rise to MDLTYFLIMIAPPLVLIAAVAVVFIWGAKGKD